A DNA window from Bdellovibrio sp. BCCA contains the following coding sequences:
- a CDS encoding FKBP-type peptidyl-prolyl cis-trans isomerase: MNEIKITDTLEGTGKAAEKGALCFCHYEGFLEDGTKFDSSYDHGRQFEFVVGSKKVIQGWSQGILGMKEGGKRTIFVPSHLAYGERQIGKFIKPHSNLIFHVELFEVRPRE, encoded by the coding sequence ATGAATGAGATTAAAATCACGGACACGTTGGAAGGCACTGGCAAGGCGGCGGAAAAAGGCGCGCTTTGTTTTTGTCATTACGAAGGATTTCTGGAAGACGGAACAAAGTTTGATTCCTCTTACGATCATGGCCGCCAATTTGAGTTCGTTGTGGGTTCAAAGAAAGTGATTCAAGGTTGGAGCCAGGGAATCTTGGGAATGAAAGAAGGCGGAAAACGCACGATCTTTGTTCCTTCTCACCTTGCCTATGGTGAGCGACAGATTGGGAAATTTATTAAACCGCATTCAAATCTAATTTTTCATGTCGAGCTTTTTGAAGTGCGACCGCGAGAGTAA
- a CDS encoding ABC transporter substrate-binding protein — protein MQQAHQRHSKLILSFFFLLILSILNFDAKAQAPDLVRVGNLKFAHYGAISYLTEHCGKYGLKVQERVFAKGLDIIPAIIAGEIDVAASAADAAIAGRAGGAPIYAVAGFAKGGARIVVRPDLKITSVKELKGKKVGVARGGAQELLLYAELAKNNLTWSEQPGKDVRIVFMAFADLNQALQAKNIDAMSQSEPQSSQAINKGYGVELIKPYDTPMGEPIRTLVMTETMYKNKKAVAERFMKCFVDATKTFIEKPDLAQKYVIEKMFKGQITPQDFKDAMGNAEYTYDLTVEHMQITTDLMQKYGVGRMKNPPKAVDWVKLDLLADAKKSMGVP, from the coding sequence ATGCAGCAAGCTCATCAGCGTCACTCAAAACTCATACTTAGTTTTTTCTTTCTTCTGATTCTCTCCATTCTTAACTTCGATGCAAAAGCGCAAGCCCCCGATCTAGTCCGTGTTGGAAATTTAAAATTCGCGCACTACGGTGCCATTAGTTATCTCACTGAACACTGCGGAAAATACGGATTAAAAGTTCAAGAAAGAGTTTTCGCAAAAGGTCTCGACATCATCCCGGCTATCATCGCTGGAGAGATTGACGTCGCCGCCAGTGCCGCAGATGCCGCCATTGCGGGGCGAGCAGGTGGCGCGCCGATTTACGCCGTTGCTGGATTTGCGAAAGGCGGGGCGCGCATTGTTGTGCGCCCTGATTTAAAAATCACGTCGGTCAAAGAACTTAAAGGCAAAAAAGTGGGCGTAGCTCGCGGCGGGGCTCAAGAACTTCTATTGTACGCCGAACTTGCTAAAAACAATCTCACCTGGTCTGAACAGCCTGGAAAAGACGTGAGAATTGTTTTTATGGCCTTCGCGGATTTGAATCAAGCACTTCAAGCAAAAAACATCGATGCCATGTCACAGAGTGAACCCCAGTCTTCACAGGCCATCAATAAAGGTTACGGCGTGGAGCTTATCAAGCCTTACGACACTCCAATGGGAGAACCGATTCGTACACTCGTGATGACAGAGACCATGTACAAAAATAAAAAAGCCGTCGCCGAAAGATTTATGAAATGTTTTGTTGATGCGACAAAGACCTTCATTGAAAAACCCGATCTTGCGCAGAAATATGTGATCGAAAAAATGTTCAAAGGACAAATCACTCCTCAAGATTTCAAGGACGCTATGGGGAATGCGGAGTACACGTATGACCTCACTGTGGAGCACATGCAAATCACAACGGACCTTATGCAAAAGTATGGCGTCGGTCGAATGAAAAATCCTCCCAAAGCAGTGGACTGGGTGAAGTTGGATCTTCTTGCAGACGCCAAAAAATCCATGGGAGTTCCTTAG
- a CDS encoding outer membrane beta-barrel protein, which yields MKKLLLVFALALGFTSVSHAGILIEPYLGYEMGKTKNPDGKFDGSQVGLRLAYAAPIFFWGGLDYTLGVSGTSKPDSLPNEDGKRSTLYGVVGMDFPILLRAWVGYGFMDEMKFENSGKAKGTSYKVGVGFTGLPFISLNLEYVNEKFTELDGVTIPGDTKNDSYVLSVSLPLEF from the coding sequence ATGAAAAAGCTGTTGTTGGTTTTTGCTTTGGCACTAGGCTTTACGAGCGTATCCCACGCCGGAATTCTTATTGAACCATATCTTGGTTATGAAATGGGAAAAACGAAAAATCCAGACGGTAAGTTTGACGGTTCACAAGTAGGCCTTCGTTTGGCTTACGCGGCACCGATCTTTTTCTGGGGTGGTTTGGATTACACATTGGGTGTAAGCGGAACTTCAAAGCCCGACAGTTTGCCAAATGAAGATGGCAAAAGAAGTACACTTTACGGTGTTGTCGGAATGGATTTCCCTATTTTGTTAAGAGCTTGGGTAGGTTACGGATTTATGGATGAAATGAAATTCGAGAACTCAGGAAAGGCAAAAGGTACAAGCTATAAAGTGGGTGTCGGCTTCACAGGTCTTCCCTTTATTTCTTTGAATCTTGAGTATGTGAATGAAAAATTCACTGAACTTGATGGCGTTACGATTCCTGGTGATACTAAGAACGACTCTTACGTTCTTTCCGTTTCATTGCCTCTTGAATTCTAA
- the hutH gene encoding histidine ammonia-lyase, which translates to MQITGENITLENLFEIAHNPQIKAELSATGKAQMQKSRDYIEGRISSGEVMYGVNTGFGAFSSVRISDSEIEQLQKNLIRSHSMGVGTPFTKKETRAMMVLRANALAKGHSGIRPLVVEKILEFLNNDIIPVVPSQGSVGASGDLAPLSHLALTIIGEGDAWGADGKIVPVQTLLKEKNIKPLELKAKEGLSMINGCQVMTSIGLLSVWEARRLLWMADLAGAMSLEGLRGTRKAFDPLISATRPHPGEAKTARNLMKLMGEKSEISESHAVNDPRVQDAYSLRCMPAVHGAAKDALRYVTKVLETEANSSTDNPLVFADANKVLSCGNFHGMPVAHAMDFAGIAISSQASISECRISKMISTQMSELPAFLTPNGGLNSGHMIVQVAAASLVSENKVLAHPASVDSIPTSAEKEDHVSMGTIAARKFAQILRNAENVVAMEMLSACQALDLLAPLKPSAAVKAVYDHIRKTVPFASEDRVFSKDVEAIKAMMVSGELQAVVQKTVGELEW; encoded by the coding sequence ATGCAGATTACTGGTGAAAACATCACGCTCGAAAACCTTTTTGAAATTGCTCACAATCCGCAAATCAAAGCGGAACTTTCTGCGACAGGGAAAGCGCAGATGCAAAAATCCCGCGACTACATCGAAGGCCGTATTTCTAGCGGCGAAGTGATGTATGGCGTGAACACCGGCTTTGGTGCTTTTTCTTCCGTTCGTATTTCCGATTCCGAAATTGAACAATTGCAAAAAAATTTGATCCGCTCTCACAGCATGGGTGTCGGAACTCCATTCACGAAAAAAGAAACGCGTGCGATGATGGTTCTTCGTGCCAATGCTTTGGCAAAAGGCCATAGCGGTATTCGTCCGTTGGTTGTCGAAAAAATTCTTGAGTTCCTTAATAACGACATCATTCCGGTCGTTCCTTCTCAAGGTTCGGTGGGAGCGAGTGGGGACTTGGCTCCGCTTTCACACCTGGCTTTAACGATTATCGGTGAGGGCGATGCCTGGGGAGCTGATGGCAAAATCGTCCCTGTGCAAACACTTCTGAAAGAAAAAAATATCAAACCTCTGGAGCTGAAAGCAAAAGAAGGTCTTTCAATGATCAACGGCTGCCAAGTGATGACATCCATCGGTTTGTTGTCCGTGTGGGAGGCAAGACGTCTTCTGTGGATGGCGGATCTCGCAGGAGCAATGTCACTTGAAGGTCTTCGCGGCACTCGCAAGGCTTTTGATCCGTTGATCTCCGCAACTCGTCCTCATCCAGGTGAAGCAAAAACTGCGCGCAACTTGATGAAGCTCATGGGAGAGAAAAGTGAAATCTCTGAAAGCCATGCGGTGAACGATCCACGCGTGCAAGATGCTTATTCTCTTCGTTGTATGCCTGCAGTTCACGGAGCTGCGAAAGATGCTTTGAGATACGTGACAAAAGTTTTGGAAACAGAAGCGAACTCTTCAACAGACAATCCGTTGGTTTTTGCGGATGCGAATAAAGTTCTTTCTTGCGGTAACTTCCACGGGATGCCGGTGGCGCACGCGATGGATTTCGCGGGGATTGCGATTTCTTCTCAAGCAAGTATTAGCGAATGCCGTATTTCAAAAATGATTTCAACGCAGATGAGTGAGCTTCCAGCATTCTTAACTCCGAACGGTGGATTGAACTCAGGTCATATGATTGTGCAAGTAGCGGCAGCTTCATTGGTGAGTGAGAATAAAGTCTTGGCACATCCGGCGAGTGTGGATTCTATTCCGACATCGGCTGAAAAAGAAGATCACGTTTCTATGGGTACGATTGCCGCTCGCAAATTTGCTCAGATTTTGCGTAACGCTGAAAACGTTGTCGCGATGGAAATGTTGTCAGCATGCCAGGCTTTGGACTTGCTTGCTCCATTAAAACCTTCGGCTGCGGTGAAAGCCGTTTACGATCATATCCGTAAAACAGTGCCCTTCGCGAGCGAAGACCGTGTTTTTTCAAAGGACGTTGAAGCGATCAAAGCGATGATGGTTTCTGGTGAACTTCAAGCCGTTGTACAAAAAACTGTCGGCGAGCTGGAGTGGTAG
- the rpe gene encoding ribulose-phosphate 3-epimerase has translation MVAPSILSADFANLEKEIKAVSAAGADWIHVDVMDGRFVPNITIGIPVVKSLKKVSPIPLDVHLMIENPERYVEAFIKAGSDYLTIHVEATPDPAGTLMRIRELGAKAGITLRPRTSIDEILPLLPLCDLVLVMTVEPGFGGQSFMHDQIAKISRLREERQKNNFSYLIEVDGGINEETAKLCHEADVFVAGSYVFGRDYKTAITTLKL, from the coding sequence ATGGTCGCTCCCTCTATCTTGTCTGCGGATTTTGCAAATCTTGAAAAAGAAATCAAAGCCGTCTCGGCAGCGGGAGCAGACTGGATTCACGTGGACGTGATGGACGGACGATTTGTGCCGAATATCACAATCGGTATTCCGGTTGTGAAGTCTCTTAAAAAAGTTTCTCCGATTCCTTTGGATGTGCATTTGATGATTGAAAATCCTGAACGCTATGTTGAAGCTTTTATCAAAGCGGGCAGTGATTATTTAACAATTCACGTGGAAGCGACACCCGATCCTGCGGGAACTTTGATGCGCATTCGTGAATTAGGCGCAAAAGCGGGAATCACTTTGCGCCCTCGCACATCGATTGATGAAATCCTTCCTCTTTTGCCTTTGTGTGATCTTGTTTTAGTGATGACTGTAGAGCCTGGCTTTGGCGGGCAGTCCTTCATGCACGATCAAATCGCAAAAATCTCGCGCCTTCGTGAGGAACGTCAGAAAAATAATTTCTCTTATTTGATTGAAGTCGACGGCGGCATCAACGAAGAAACAGCAAAGCTGTGCCATGAAGCAGATGTTTTTGTAGCGGGCAGTTATGTTTTCGGTCGCGATTATAAAACGGCTATCACAACTCTCAAATTATAA
- the fmt gene encoding methionyl-tRNA formyltransferase, giving the protein MSKVRVCFLGTPDFAVTSLKALLADEHFEVVGVVTQPDRPAGRKLQLTPSPVKMVAQAHGLKVLAPESLKANQLILDEIQSWGAEVGVVVAFGQILTQSFLDSFRFGCVNVHGSILPRWRGAAPIQRAIEAGDVESGVTLQKMVKKLDAGDIIGIRRVKIKPEMNALELHDELAVLGADLLRVELMDYVRGNLAPIPQDEAQVTIAKKIEKQESLIDWNASAKSIDGKIRGFVYGPGTYTLLQGKKLKLHRSAVAASADAPALSASAGTITAIYDDHISVACGEGVLKLYEVQPESRNRMKVEDFLKGNSLKAGDKLGV; this is encoded by the coding sequence GTGAGTAAGGTCCGAGTCTGCTTTCTAGGAACTCCTGATTTTGCCGTGACCTCATTAAAAGCTCTTCTTGCCGATGAGCATTTTGAGGTCGTAGGTGTTGTGACTCAACCCGATCGTCCTGCGGGACGCAAACTTCAACTGACCCCAAGCCCTGTGAAAATGGTGGCACAGGCGCACGGACTGAAAGTTCTTGCTCCAGAGTCGTTAAAAGCAAATCAATTAATCCTTGATGAAATCCAAAGCTGGGGCGCTGAAGTCGGCGTTGTTGTGGCATTTGGACAAATTCTTACACAAAGCTTTTTAGATTCTTTCCGTTTTGGCTGTGTGAATGTGCACGGTTCTATTTTGCCGCGTTGGCGTGGAGCCGCTCCGATTCAACGCGCGATTGAAGCGGGTGATGTTGAAAGTGGTGTGACACTTCAAAAGATGGTGAAGAAGCTTGATGCCGGCGACATCATCGGCATTCGTCGTGTGAAAATCAAACCTGAGATGAATGCGCTTGAACTGCATGATGAATTGGCGGTCCTTGGTGCTGATTTACTTCGTGTCGAGTTGATGGACTACGTTCGTGGAAACTTAGCTCCGATTCCGCAAGATGAAGCGCAAGTGACGATTGCTAAAAAAATTGAAAAGCAGGAATCACTGATTGATTGGAATGCTTCTGCGAAATCTATTGATGGAAAAATTCGTGGTTTCGTATATGGACCGGGAACTTATACTTTGTTGCAAGGAAAGAAGTTGAAATTGCATCGATCAGCCGTTGCTGCTTCAGCCGACGCTCCGGCACTGTCGGCATCCGCCGGTACAATTACAGCTATTTATGACGATCATATTTCTGTTGCCTGCGGGGAAGGCGTTTTAAAACTCTACGAAGTTCAACCTGAATCCCGTAATCGCATGAAGGTGGAAGACTTCTTAAAAGGCAACAGTCTTAAAGCAGGAGACAAACTCGGTGTCTAA
- a CDS encoding FAD-dependent oxidoreductase, whose protein sequence is MAHAQQHTQSLWQEHTAFPALKSLDTSLKTDVCIVGAGIAGLLTAYRLMRKGLDVVILEKDLLGFNETAHSTAHLSNALDDGYVNIRKWHGREGARLAYNSHTAAIDLIEHLVKEEDIQCDFQRVPGYLFLGEGDDRRFLEMEMAAVHDAGFFDAHLVEEAEEQFFDAGACLKFPRQAQIDPLKFARGICENILARGAQIYPLTHAEKFQGGEDTYVETSSGHRISCKHIVVTTNVPINDWMKVHFKEAAYRTYVVALKVPRGMKAPCLFWDTEMPYHFLRFHTNSKEDYDVLIVGGEDHRVGQGGTSDNRFFRLRDWAERRLQIEGEVVASWSGQIIEPMDGLAYIGRNPGDFDNVYISTGDSGHGITHGAIASMILSDLITVGSHPWAALYNPSRFNWKGVSRFIKENIQTGIQYRDWISKGDNKDLEELIPGQGCVISEGLSKIAVYRGEDGMFHRLSAKCPHMGGVVHWNEAEGTWDCPVHGSRFNKYGEVLNGPALNNMSPEDRSSEEATERKNKKEGSVGVK, encoded by the coding sequence ATGGCGCATGCCCAGCAACATACTCAATCCCTGTGGCAAGAGCACACTGCTTTTCCCGCATTAAAAAGTTTGGATACGTCTTTAAAGACGGACGTATGCATCGTGGGTGCGGGTATTGCTGGACTTCTTACGGCCTATCGTTTGATGCGCAAAGGACTCGACGTCGTCATTCTTGAAAAAGATCTTTTAGGCTTTAATGAAACGGCTCACTCAACAGCTCATTTATCAAATGCTCTTGATGACGGTTATGTGAATATTCGTAAATGGCACGGACGCGAGGGCGCACGGCTTGCTTACAACAGTCATACGGCAGCGATTGACTTGATTGAACACTTGGTGAAAGAAGAAGACATTCAATGTGATTTTCAAAGAGTGCCGGGGTATCTTTTTTTAGGTGAAGGTGATGATCGGCGATTTTTGGAAATGGAAATGGCGGCAGTCCATGACGCTGGTTTCTTCGATGCTCATCTTGTTGAGGAGGCAGAAGAACAGTTTTTCGATGCGGGCGCTTGTCTAAAGTTTCCTCGACAGGCGCAAATAGACCCTTTGAAGTTTGCGCGCGGAATTTGCGAAAATATTCTTGCTCGCGGAGCGCAAATATATCCCCTGACTCATGCGGAAAAATTTCAAGGCGGGGAAGATACTTATGTAGAGACCTCGTCGGGCCATCGTATTTCTTGCAAGCACATCGTTGTGACCACCAATGTCCCTATTAATGACTGGATGAAAGTGCACTTCAAAGAAGCTGCTTATCGAACCTACGTGGTGGCTTTAAAAGTGCCGCGAGGAATGAAGGCACCCTGCCTTTTTTGGGATACGGAAATGCCTTATCACTTTCTGCGCTTTCATACGAATTCCAAAGAAGATTATGATGTTTTGATCGTCGGCGGTGAGGATCACCGCGTTGGTCAGGGCGGAACTTCTGATAATAGATTTTTTAGGCTGCGAGATTGGGCTGAGCGACGTCTTCAAATTGAAGGGGAGGTTGTCGCTTCCTGGTCGGGGCAGATCATTGAGCCCATGGACGGGCTCGCTTATATTGGCCGAAATCCCGGCGACTTTGACAACGTCTATATTTCTACAGGAGATTCCGGTCATGGCATCACTCATGGAGCCATTGCTTCGATGATTCTTTCTGATTTGATCACGGTGGGAAGTCACCCTTGGGCGGCTCTCTACAACCCCAGTCGTTTTAACTGGAAAGGTGTTTCCCGTTTTATCAAAGAAAATATTCAAACGGGTATTCAGTACCGCGACTGGATTTCAAAAGGTGACAACAAAGATTTAGAAGAACTGATTCCAGGACAGGGCTGTGTGATTTCTGAAGGCCTTTCCAAGATTGCCGTATATCGCGGTGAAGATGGAATGTTTCACCGTCTTTCCGCGAAGTGCCCGCATATGGGTGGTGTCGTACACTGGAATGAAGCGGAAGGAACTTGGGATTGTCCTGTGCATGGTTCGCGGTTTAATAAATACGGCGAAGTGCTCAACGGACCTGCGCTTAACAATATGTCTCCCGAAGATCGTTCTTCAGAGGAAGCCACGGAAAGAAAAAATAAAAAAGAAGGCAGTGTCGGAGTTAAATAG
- the def gene encoding peptide deformylase, with amino-acid sequence MIMKILTFPDPKLREVSQPVETFGPEIKKLSEDLIETMYDAHGIGLAAPQVGELKRMVVIDTRPKDEKGRRYKYEEMTELEAAVQQPLILINPEIVKGEGKTTFDEGCLSIPGYYETVERFNYIEMKAYDVNGKEFIVKTDGLLAICMQHELDHLEGTLFVDHLSFVKSNKIKNQIKKYGYPVKDKAEAASEDTPAKAGEKCDV; translated from the coding sequence ATGATCATGAAAATCCTCACATTCCCGGATCCAAAGTTGCGTGAAGTTTCGCAACCGGTGGAGACCTTTGGACCTGAAATCAAAAAACTCTCCGAGGATTTGATTGAAACGATGTACGACGCTCACGGCATTGGCCTTGCTGCTCCGCAAGTGGGTGAGTTAAAACGCATGGTTGTTATCGACACTCGTCCAAAAGATGAGAAAGGTCGTCGTTACAAATACGAAGAAATGACAGAACTTGAAGCCGCTGTTCAACAGCCTTTGATTTTGATCAACCCTGAAATCGTTAAAGGCGAAGGCAAAACAACTTTTGATGAGGGTTGTTTGTCGATTCCTGGTTACTACGAAACTGTTGAGCGCTTTAACTACATCGAAATGAAAGCCTATGATGTGAACGGCAAAGAGTTCATCGTGAAAACCGACGGTCTTCTTGCGATTTGCATGCAGCATGAATTGGATCATTTAGAGGGAACTCTTTTTGTCGATCACTTGAGTTTTGTGAAGAGTAACAAAATCAAAAACCAAATTAAAAAATACGGCTATCCTGTGAAAGACAAAGCGGAAGCTGCTTCTGAAGACACGCCGGCGAAGGCCGGAGAAAAATGTGATGTGTGA
- the hutU gene encoding urocanate hydratase gives MSRVIKAPTGNKMVCKGWLQEAAYRMIQNNLDPQVAERPEDLVVYGGIGKAARNWESFDKILEALKNLENDETLLVQSGKPIGILKTHEDAPRVLLANSNLVPKWATWEVFNELDKKGLMMYGQMTAGSWIYIGTQGIIQGTYESFVEAGRQHFGGSLKGRVILTAGLGGMGGAQPLAGVFAGACVLAVEIDPTRIQKRLETKYVDEVATDLDDAIARVKKYTAAGEAKSIALLGNMATVIHQLIEKGFTPDLLTDQTSAHDPLVGYIPEGYTVETAKEFRERDQKAYLKAAYDAMAKHVRGMLIMKDRGAVTFDYGNNLRARAYEAGVENAFDYPGFVPAFIRPLFCKGSGPFRWVALSGDPNDIKVTDDAMRKLFPHKKDLLRWLDMAEERIAFQGLPARICWLEYGERAKAGLMFNQLVAEGKVKAPIVIGRDHLDCGSVASPNRETEAMKDGSDAVSDWALLNALVNTACGATWVSLHHGGGVGMGYSQHAGQVIVADGTEKAARRLERVLTADPAMGVFRHLDAGYELAKEVAIERGVKSLWI, from the coding sequence ATGTCTCGAGTTATAAAAGCCCCAACTGGAAATAAAATGGTCTGCAAAGGCTGGCTGCAAGAAGCGGCCTACCGCATGATTCAAAATAACTTAGATCCTCAAGTGGCCGAGCGTCCTGAAGATTTGGTTGTGTATGGTGGTATAGGAAAAGCGGCTCGCAACTGGGAGTCTTTCGATAAAATTTTGGAAGCTCTAAAAAATCTAGAGAATGACGAAACTCTTCTTGTTCAATCTGGAAAACCAATTGGTATTTTGAAAACTCACGAAGATGCTCCTCGCGTCCTTCTTGCAAACTCAAACCTTGTTCCTAAGTGGGCGACGTGGGAAGTTTTCAACGAACTCGATAAAAAGGGTTTGATGATGTACGGACAGATGACGGCGGGTTCTTGGATTTACATCGGAACTCAAGGCATCATCCAAGGAACTTATGAATCATTCGTTGAGGCGGGTCGCCAACATTTTGGCGGAAGTCTTAAAGGCCGCGTGATTTTGACAGCGGGCCTAGGAGGAATGGGCGGAGCTCAACCTCTTGCGGGTGTGTTTGCGGGTGCTTGCGTTCTTGCCGTTGAAATTGATCCAACTCGTATTCAAAAACGTCTTGAAACAAAATACGTTGATGAAGTCGCAACAGATCTTGATGATGCCATTGCGCGTGTCAAAAAATACACGGCAGCGGGAGAAGCAAAATCCATCGCACTTCTTGGCAATATGGCCACAGTGATTCATCAATTGATCGAAAAAGGATTCACTCCAGATCTTTTGACGGATCAAACGTCAGCACATGATCCTTTGGTGGGTTACATCCCTGAAGGTTACACAGTAGAGACGGCAAAAGAATTCCGTGAGCGCGATCAAAAAGCTTATTTGAAAGCGGCTTACGATGCGATGGCAAAACATGTTCGCGGTATGCTTATCATGAAAGACCGCGGTGCTGTGACATTTGACTACGGTAACAACCTTCGCGCGCGCGCTTATGAAGCGGGTGTTGAGAATGCGTTTGATTACCCGGGATTTGTTCCGGCATTCATCCGTCCTTTGTTCTGCAAAGGCAGCGGTCCTTTCCGTTGGGTGGCTTTGTCAGGTGATCCAAACGATATCAAAGTGACTGACGATGCGATGAGAAAACTTTTCCCTCATAAAAAAGATCTTCTTCGTTGGTTGGATATGGCGGAAGAGCGTATCGCATTCCAAGGTTTGCCTGCGCGTATCTGCTGGCTTGAATACGGCGAGCGCGCAAAAGCCGGTCTGATGTTCAATCAACTAGTAGCGGAAGGAAAAGTGAAAGCTCCGATCGTGATCGGTCGTGACCATTTGGATTGCGGTTCTGTGGCTTCACCAAATCGTGAAACCGAAGCGATGAAAGATGGATCAGATGCTGTGAGTGACTGGGCTCTTCTTAATGCGCTTGTGAATACAGCGTGTGGAGCGACGTGGGTGAGCTTGCATCACGGCGGTGGTGTCGGCATGGGTTACAGCCAACACGCAGGACAAGTGATCGTTGCTGACGGAACTGAAAAAGCGGCTCGTCGTTTAGAGCGCGTTTTGACGGCCGATCCAGCAATGGGCGTCTTCAGACATTTGGATGCAGGTTATGAACTTGCAAAAGAAGTCGCGATTGAACGCGGTGTAAAAAGTCTTTGGATTTAA
- a CDS encoding NUDIX hydrolase, with product MLRTYKDDREFYSSLPRKRIGAGALLFYKHELLIVQPTYNPGWILPGGTVEGEESPMEGLLREVKEELQLIIEPTLLLSVDYIPNLDVKGEYIQFLFAAKDLTESQVQKIKLQEYELRDYKFLAVNEALELLTPPVSRRVASTLHAHEKYQGAIYLENGRPYFEKEKHITISI from the coding sequence ATGTTGCGTACATATAAAGACGACAGAGAGTTCTACTCTTCACTCCCTCGTAAACGCATCGGCGCAGGAGCCTTGCTTTTTTATAAACACGAATTGTTGATTGTCCAACCCACTTACAATCCCGGATGGATTTTACCGGGAGGCACTGTGGAAGGAGAAGAATCTCCGATGGAAGGATTGCTTCGAGAAGTTAAAGAAGAGCTTCAGTTAATCATTGAACCGACACTTCTTTTATCCGTCGATTACATTCCGAATCTGGATGTCAAAGGAGAGTACATTCAATTTCTTTTTGCCGCCAAAGATCTGACAGAATCCCAAGTTCAAAAAATCAAACTGCAAGAATATGAACTGCGCGACTATAAATTTCTTGCGGTGAATGAAGCCTTGGAACTTTTGACTCCGCCGGTAAGCCGACGTGTTGCGAGCACTTTGCACGCTCACGAAAAATATCAGGGAGCGATTTATTTAGAAAATGGTCGACCGTATTTTGAAAAAGAAAAACACATCACTATTTCTATTTAA
- the lptG gene encoding LPS export ABC transporter permease LptG, whose amino-acid sequence MNRIDRYTSWLFWGYFIGGLLVFLTLFTAVDAMSTMVTYKNVAPTALINYYLYSFPEIISKLLPVACLMGTILTLSSLNKANELVALFASGMSLLRITLPILVWVAVISLIGFWSADKVMPKAIKEKNYILYYDLKKEPHRFSTIKTNKIWYRSKNSIFNIQTLNAKGDGAQGLTMYFFNDVWDLVQMITAREVHIQGSQWLLENGAVTVFSKDSSFPLTSQFKTKSIVMAEDSKDLQSAGQTADMMSQKELEYFIKKNKDAGLDTVAYEVDYHAKISFAFAGLVMCLLGIPFSVGRARSGGTMLNVGICLALVFAYYVFYSSGITLGQHGTLPPVAAAWAPNIVMSGLALVLLKRLKR is encoded by the coding sequence GTGAACAGAATCGATAGATACACATCTTGGTTATTTTGGGGCTACTTCATCGGTGGCCTCTTGGTTTTTTTGACCTTATTTACCGCTGTAGACGCGATGTCCACCATGGTGACTTATAAGAATGTCGCTCCGACGGCGCTTATAAATTACTATTTGTATTCTTTTCCAGAGATCATCTCAAAATTGCTTCCGGTCGCCTGTTTAATGGGCACTATTTTAACTCTTTCAAGCCTCAATAAAGCCAATGAACTCGTCGCGTTATTTGCGAGTGGAATGAGTCTTCTGCGCATCACTCTGCCGATTTTAGTTTGGGTTGCCGTGATTTCTCTGATTGGTTTTTGGTCCGCCGATAAGGTCATGCCCAAGGCGATCAAAGAGAAGAATTATATTTTGTATTACGACCTCAAAAAAGAACCGCACCGTTTTTCGACAATCAAGACGAATAAGATTTGGTACCGTTCGAAAAATTCCATCTTCAACATTCAGACTTTGAATGCCAAAGGGGATGGAGCGCAAGGGCTGACGATGTACTTCTTTAACGACGTTTGGGATCTCGTTCAGATGATCACGGCGCGTGAGGTGCATATTCAAGGCTCGCAGTGGTTGCTTGAAAATGGGGCAGTCACGGTGTTCAGCAAGGACTCCAGTTTCCCTCTGACAAGTCAGTTTAAAACCAAAAGTATTGTGATGGCTGAAGACTCCAAAGATTTGCAAAGTGCCGGGCAGACCGCTGACATGATGTCACAAAAAGAACTTGAGTACTTCATCAAAAAGAATAAGGACGCCGGCCTTGATACCGTCGCTTACGAGGTCGATTATCACGCGAAAATCAGCTTTGCTTTTGCGGGACTTGTGATGTGTCTTTTAGGCATCCCTTTCAGTGTGGGGAGGGCTCGCTCCGGGGGCACCATGCTCAATGTCGGGATCTGTTTGGCCTTGGTCTTTGCTTATTATGTGTTTTATTCCTCGGGAATCACCTTGGGACAGCATGGAACACTTCCTCCGGTGGCGGCGGCTTGGGCGCCTAACATTGTCATGTCAGGGTTGGCCTTGGTTCTTCTCAAAAGGCTGAAACGCTGA